CTGGTGGTGTGCTTAACAAAAGCGACTGCATAcggtgaaagagagaaagcaacCCATCGCAGCAGGCGAAAAAGAGTGTGGCATGATTTGTGTGGTTGTTTCCAGTTCTCCAGACTAGAGAAGCTATTTTTGGGCAGATTGAACACCTCTGTAATGGGGACGATCACCAAATTTATGCAACATGCGGCACCACAGAGCTGGTCACTGTGGGCTCAGGCACTGTGGGCTACAGATGCAACAGAAAATTAACGGTGcagggatttaaaaaaaaaaaatgcaaaaaatctCTTCGTGGTGACACCTTCTTAACTGTCCCATGAAATCATTGCCAGGGTTCATGCATTAGagctatttattttgtttgggtGTAGGTTAAATAAattgttcttttatttattcacttatttattcagtatttattgtttatttatgtactGATTCTAATTATTTTACCTTACTGGTTTTATTCCATTAGCGTGTATTTTTACTTTCCTACAGTTAATTATTTTATCCAATTGTGATTAGAATTAACATTATTACAAAAATTAGGGCCATGATCATGGTTCCCTGCTCCTGTTGTAGTGTGGTTTCATATGcatatgaaataaacaaagtACTTTACCATCCCTGTCatgctgtggttgtttttttgtgcaccTTGCAGGTTTTAAACTCGTCTCTTTTCCATTCACCAATCTGAGCATCTCCCACGTTCAGTCTTCCACAGgcctttcctctgcagctcgcCCTGCAGCCCCCATGCCCTGCTCCATCCCTCGCTTTATCTCTGTCCCTCTATAGTGAGGCAGTGACCCTGGGTGTGCACTGTTTGGGATGACCTCATCTTCAGCTCTACctccccctctgtgtctctcgctctctctctggcctGTATAATAGGAGCAGGATTAGGGCTATAATAGCGCCCTGGCTGCTCACTGCCGGAGTCTATTGTGGCTTTGTGTGGGAGGGACGCACCACCGCTCATAGCCACACTCACAttttgacagaaaacatgtcCAAATACACTCCTTGGATCAGAGACTACAAATGACTTGatttaataaaatgcaaatgagtcaCACGTgtcttcaacaaacacacaagggaaagaggagagacacTGGTAGACCTGTAAGCAGGCTGTCACGCCTCTTTCTACTATAGGAACACCCAAATGACACATttgaaacatacagtatatgccccaaggacacacacacacacacacacaccagcactgacacaaacaaaGCCAATTAGTGTGGGGAAGACTTGTTTTATGCTGCCCCCTAGCGGCCTCTCTCCACATCGCCTGCATCTTCCAGAGGTCAACGGGAGCTTCGTGACACAGAACATCCCTCCACCGTCCCGACTTCCTGCATCACCGCTCCACTTTCATTGCTGCTCCGCATGCACCTGCAGCGAACACCTCCAGCGCGTGAGTCCCCCGGGGTGCCCACCTTCATCCCTCTCAGAAGGTCCGGATCTTTACGTGTCAAGTCAGTGAGCCACAGTCAGCTTTTGGGATCGGTGATGAATGACGGTGCTGACTGCAGAGCTGGACCTGGGCCCTAACCTGAGGAGACGGAGTGACAGgagcgagaggaagagagagaagggggaggcataaactgagagagagagagagagagagagagagagagagagaccgtgCTTACTTTGTAGTTGCCGTGAGCCGCGTGACAGGTGAGATACCGTGCTGCTGGGGCATGCAGTTCATAAAGTGGGTGGGGGCGAGGAGCGGGAAGGAGGGTGTTCTCTGTCTTGTGGAGTCCTTATTCCCGATCGCTTGATTTCAGTTTGCAGATGCCGACAGATGTGCCCGAAGACAGACTCAACAACGAGGAGAAAGCGACCAAGGTAGGATGCACGGGGCCGCGCGAGCTCGAGGGGCAAACACCTCCAGTATCCTGGTATTTAATTAGCCAATCAGGTTTGGGGCAAAGTAGTGGGACGCGATGATGTTCTGGAGGGGCTTTGCTGAGccgcctgtgtgtttgtgtgtgtgttttaggtggGTGGTGGTGCAGCGAGGGGGTGTCCTGCATCGCAATCACTTTCTCATTTTAATCAGTGAATTGTTAGATCCAACTTTTGTGTAATATGGGGTTGTTTTTGCATCTTGAGCATCATTAAAACGGAGTTAGTCAGTGTTGTTGTAATAGCAACTGATCAAATGAGGAAGTGTAAGGTGTCCTCATATTCCACAGAGAATCCCCctcctgactctgcagttcccttcAGCTCAGTGTGGCTTCATTGCTCTTCTTCTTGTAGCTGTTCTTGTTTTTAGATCCTGCAACTGAGCTGCTTTGGTTcactctgctctcactgcttcggtttgtgctgcagcaggctgATGTTTTCAGCAAACAGCTCTAAAAATCCACTGTATGCTCGCTACTCAGCactaaacagcagacaaagttgGTGTTTGGCACTAGCTGGTGCATCATTTAGCATTtaaagagccacatatttccctcaggggttgatggagaccaaaacaaagctaaacgGACAGTGAGTGTGGGACTTTGCTCATTTGGAGGATACAAACACAACTACAAATGAATGCTAGTGTTGTTACATATCTGTGTAAATAGCACACTGTTCGCTAAGAAGTTCTTCAGCGAGctcaaagggaaaaaaatatgtcagtgttatGTTTACAGCGTGTTTCCGCCGCCCCCAAGCAGCCAAAATATCAGTTTTAGTAggtttaaaggggcactccagtGATAGTACACATAAATGTCAGTTTACTCATCGTGAGGAATACTACTCAGCCAGTGGGAAAGAAAGTTGTGTAATATcttctgtgtctgtggaggagttcatttaatttgaaaatgaccctggtgatgtcatcaagAGTTATTTTGGACTTGGCTTGAGACTTCAAAAATTTGACAGAAAATCTGTGTTTCAACCGAAACTGTTGGTGTGGAGTTTGAAGGATGGAGACATTTGAGAGGCAGGGAAAGGCTAATGAAAGAAGCTATTGTATTAtaggatgcagtgtttttgagGCTTCAGTCATACAAGGGACTGAAAGGCAGGATATTTTCTGCCTATTCGGTCTCTTGCAAGTCCCCTGACTTTCTGGAGGTGCAATAGCAATACTAAATATGGAGAATCGCGCCATCATGCAAATCAGGCTTTGGTTATGTAAGAAACGCCGTATGTGAATACAGACTAGCTTTAAATGTTATAAAATGAAGAGGGTGTCCCTCCATGttcctctctcctgcagtgTGACAGTATGACTCTGTCCAGCACCCCGACTGTTCGCAGAGGAAGCACTCCTCTGCCAATTAAGCACCAGCTCAGACGTGAAGAAGCTGTCCACGATGACGCTGACTGGACATCAGGTGCAGCCGGACCTTCTGCATCACCGATCAGCTTCAGCCCAGCCTTGGACGACACTCTGACCGTGTCCGTGGAGGGCAGGCCTGACGGGCCTTTAAGAATCGCCCTGCTGGGGCAGAATGGCGTGGGGAAGTCTTCTCTGGCCATCGCTCTGGCTGGGGACATGGACAGGACCGCGTCTGTGGACTCTGAAGGTACAAAGCGGCGTGTTTGACAGGGCTAATGCAGAGCAGGATAATGAAGTGGAGTGGCTGCCTGTAGTGATGTTGCTTTCGCAGTGAACAGCAGGTAAATACATCACAGCACCCATCTCCCATCTGAGACCTAACTGCTGCTCTCCCTGTCCTTAGGGGAGGGTTATGTGCGCACAGTCACCGTGGATGATGAGGAGAGCACCATCATTATCTATGACAACTGGAGACAGGTGAGCCGAACAACACTTCCCCGTTCCCTCACTCCCTGCTCCCTGCTCCCTCATTAGGCCACCCagtcctctctgcagctgtatACAGTGTGCTCTTTGGTATCTATATACATCCGGTCTTGTCAGAAGGTCTGAGAGCTGCTGAATTCTTGTAATGTTTTCAGCCTAATTCTGTTTTCTACTTTTTGTGCTGCATGTGATGTTAGTGTGCTTTACCAGGGGATAAACTAAATACTTTCTGGTAgcatccatgcatccatcaaTGAattgtacatacatacattaattGGAATTTGAgtgtatcccagcatgcacagGGCAGAAAGGTGGGGTACAGGTTAGGAGTAGAACTAGCATATAGCATAAGAAATGAGATAAAAGGGAAAATGCCTTGTCTAATGAGCGCATTTATACATCAAAAAGGTGAAcgaaaatagaaaatgaaaagagctaCACAACACAAAGAGATGCTTGCTGCGTATGTAGCATATTTCAGACGTCTTCATATCGCATATCTGGAACGTGTTGCGTCGTTTATTGTACTTGACAGCACTGTAGCAAAAATTGCTGCCAAGCTCAGAAAAACACTGCGGCCAAAAGAGGACAATAAATCTGCAGCATCTGTTTGAGTGAGGAAAGCTCATTATCAGGTTGTTTTGcacactttttcctcttttccctcgAGTGCAGTTGGGAGGCAtctgtgaatgtgagtgtgtgtgtgtgtgtgtgtgttagatagAGAGAGAGCTGCCCACAGAGCAGATGTTCCGAATGACTACATTAAGGTATTTGATTTAGGTGGATgcgttaaaaaaacaaaaaaacaaaaccgaACACAAAATCTTTTTTGATGTGGGGCTTTCTTATGTGTTACTCTTTGAATAATGAGCATTTGTTGTGAGAAAGACTGCAGTGGTCACCTTATATGGCATTTTCTTATATAATTATAGCATTACGCCTACATTTATCGTTTGAGTGCAAAAGCTGCCTTTGGCCTGTGCTCAATTCTAGACTTAatcaaaattaaatgaaaagtcaatGGACCCTGGCAGCTCCAACTAAAGACAGGCTGGGGTTTAGGCAGTTCTCTACAGTGTGAAGGATTCACTCAgggatattttatttttagggATTTTAGTCTCTCTCTTGCTTCGAGaggatgagtgtgtgtcagcaaGAATTTAAGGTGCACTGCATTTGGCGTTTTCTGCAGTAGTAATTTCACACTTAACCACCACAGGGGATTTTAGATAGAGCGCTCAATTGTGTTCTGCAGGCAGCACTGTTATTCTGCACATAAGGCTTTGACAACAATATTTATGAGAGTAATGGAAAGTCAAACATTGGTTCTCAGTCTCTGTCCTAACATTATGCTCACAGTATATTTGAATGCAGTATTGCAACatgctgtctgcctctgtttgtCCCTCAGGACCTGTCGGCTCTGCTGTGTGAGGTGTGCGTCCTGGTTTTTTCAGTGACTGACAGGCGTAGTTTCCACCGCACCGCTCAACTCCGGCTTCTCCTGAGGGAGACTCAGCCCCAGACTCCCATCATCCTCGTCGGTAATAAGAGCGACCTCGTTCGCACGCGCGAGGTCACCTCTCAGGGTGAGCCGGACCTTCATTTTCCATCTTCACCATATTGGCTCGTCCTGTTTCCTTCTGTTGTGGCTCTTATCTTCACGGTTGGTGTTGACATTTTCAGCGCTTTATCTCTGTCGGTAAACACTAACGTAGGGTGAAAtctgtgaaaatgtaaatgtcagcGTCTCAGCTTCATCGCAGTGTGGGAGTATGAAGAGAGTCACAGATACAGTTAAAGCAGGAGAGCATTCACTGTGAGTGCAGCCATGTACTACTGCACAGCCCGTATATGGTGCACTTTCCCACGTAAAGCCCCTGAGAACTGAGAAGTGTTTCTCTACAATATTAAATATTCACGACCAAATAAACAACAGTAGaatttaaagtgtttattaaAAGCATACAGTTGTGAAGAAGTTATTGTGGttctttgataaaaagacaaagGCACATTCCTGTATACATAAAAACTTTTTGAGGACAGGTTAAATACATCTACCAAGGTGGATTTCAGCAAGAAGCATGCAGACATCAGTTAAAATGATGTTACATGTGTTGTGGGAAAATAAGATTATGGTGTTAAGATACAAGAAAATGCATCtcaaatcaattatttttttatttatggatCTGTTTTGGATGAATTCAGCAACTGAGTGCCACATTTTTGATCACAAATTCATCGATGAAGCATTATGAATTTGCTACAGCTCTACCTGGGTTCTTGTCAAAAGAAACACTTTAAATGGGAGAAC
This DNA window, taken from Chelmon rostratus isolate fCheRos1 chromosome 4, fCheRos1.pri, whole genome shotgun sequence, encodes the following:
- the LOC121605960 gene encoding GTP-binding protein REM 2-like — its product is MPTDVPEDRLNNEEKATKCDSMTLSSTPTVRRGSTPLPIKHQLRREEAVHDDADWTSGAAGPSASPISFSPALDDTLTVSVEGRPDGPLRIALLGQNGVGKSSLAIALAGDMDRTASVDSEGEGYVRTVTVDDEESTIIIYDNWRQDLSALLCEVCVLVFSVTDRRSFHRTAQLRLLLRETQPQTPIILVGNKSDLVRTREVTSQEAMSSAALYNCLYLEISASLDHRTPELLECAVRLARGQSPWPPGTSAEDMSGGQRESITSRAKRFLSSLVPRYPREREVGKFMRQKSRSCHDLGAL